Proteins encoded within one genomic window of Alphaproteobacteria bacterium HT1-32:
- a CDS encoding Re/Si-specific NAD(P)(+) transhydrogenase subunit alpha: MKISVPKERRQNESRVAASPETVKKLVALGFDVAVEKGAGDGASFADADYREAGATVSKDGKTCVNGADFIFKVQSPTDTEIATYAKGVKLVSVLGALSDKPAVKKYAEAGITAFAMELVPRITRAQSMDVLSSQANLAGYKAVLDATQEFGRAIPMMMTAAGTIPPAKICILGAGVAGLQAIATARRLGGAVSAYDVRPAVKEQVQSLGAKFVEVDPESAKDAETAGGYAKEMSDDYKKKQEEALHNHLKKMDMVITTAQIPGRPAPLLITEAMLKDMPAGSVVVDLAVESGGNCFGSEVGKVVVKHGVKIVGHANVPSRLAEDSSKLYARNLLNFVTPLVDKESKAIKIDWDDDIIKGCCVVRDGEIVHPALTGEGDK, encoded by the coding sequence ATGAAAATATCAGTACCAAAAGAACGCAGACAGAATGAATCACGTGTCGCGGCCTCGCCGGAAACGGTGAAGAAGCTGGTCGCGCTTGGGTTTGATGTCGCCGTTGAGAAGGGCGCTGGCGACGGTGCCTCTTTCGCCGATGCGGATTACCGCGAAGCCGGAGCAACCGTATCAAAGGATGGAAAGACCTGCGTCAATGGCGCGGACTTCATCTTCAAGGTTCAGTCACCGACCGATACTGAAATCGCAACCTATGCCAAGGGTGTGAAACTGGTCTCCGTGCTGGGTGCGCTGAGCGACAAACCGGCAGTGAAGAAATATGCAGAGGCCGGGATTACGGCTTTTGCCATGGAACTTGTCCCGCGGATTACCCGGGCACAGTCGATGGATGTTCTGTCTTCACAGGCAAATCTTGCAGGCTATAAGGCCGTGCTCGACGCAACGCAGGAATTTGGCCGGGCGATCCCGATGATGATGACGGCGGCCGGCACAATCCCGCCCGCCAAGATCTGCATTCTGGGAGCCGGTGTTGCCGGCCTGCAGGCGATTGCAACAGCCCGACGTCTGGGCGGCGCGGTTTCCGCATATGATGTACGTCCCGCCGTGAAGGAACAGGTACAGAGCCTTGGTGCGAAGTTCGTCGAGGTTGATCCGGAATCCGCAAAGGATGCCGAAACAGCCGGTGGCTACGCGAAGGAAATGTCTGACGACTACAAGAAGAAGCAGGAAGAGGCGCTGCATAACCATCTGAAGAAGATGGATATGGTCATTACGACAGCGCAGATTCCCGGCCGTCCGGCCCCGCTGCTGATTACCGAGGCAATGCTGAAAGATATGCCTGCCGGTTCCGTGGTCGTTGATCTGGCGGTTGAAAGCGGCGGTAACTGTTTCGGCAGTGAAGTCGGGAAGGTGGTGGTGAAGCATGGTGTGAAGATTGTCGGCCATGCGAATGTGCCGAGCCGCCTCGCCGAAGACAGCTCGAAGCTGTACGCACGTAATCTGCTGAACTTTGTGACGCCGCTTGTCGACAAGGAAAGCAAGGCGATCAAGATCGACTGGGATGATGACATCATCAAAGGCTGTTGCGTGGTGCGTGATGGCGAGATCGTTCATCCGGCCCTGACCGGCGAAGGAGACAAATAA
- a CDS encoding NAD(P) transhydrogenase subunit alpha: MDKQEILARIEQMQAQLSDLAAATAKLGTDAMAKMPPAVADIAGPDPFIFLLTVFVLAVFVGFFVVWSVTPALHSPLMGVTNAISSVIIVGALIAVGPAEMSISKVMGFVAVMLASVNIFGGFIVTQRMLAMFKKKQKK, from the coding sequence ATGGACAAGCAGGAAATCCTCGCCCGCATCGAACAGATGCAGGCGCAGTTGTCTGACCTTGCCGCAGCAACGGCGAAACTCGGAACGGATGCGATGGCGAAAATGCCACCGGCGGTGGCGGATATCGCCGGGCCAGATCCGTTCATCTTTTTGCTGACCGTTTTTGTGCTGGCTGTCTTTGTCGGGTTTTTCGTGGTCTGGAGCGTCACACCGGCGCTGCATTCACCGCTGATGGGCGTCACCAACGCAATTTCCTCGGTGATCATCGTCGGCGCACTGATTGCGGTAGGACCGGCCGAGATGAGCATTTCCAAGGTCATGGGCTTTGTTGCTGTGATGCTGGCCAGTGTGAACATCTTCGGCGGGTTCATTGTGACCCAGCGAATGCTCGCGATGTTCAAGAAAAAGCAGAAGAAATAG
- a CDS encoding NAD synthetase produces the protein MSENLVALLYLFASVCFILALKGLSSPETARRGNMLGIIGMVVAILTTIADPDVVSYGYIILAILIGGTAGTLIAKKIEMTALPQLVAAFHSLVGLAAVFVATAALFSPSAYGIGEVGSISAGSLVEMSLGTAIGAITFSGSVIAFGKLQGVLSGNPLVFKGQHMINAALGILLALFLIWFAATESHTAFWALTILAFVLGFLLILPIGGADMPVVVSMLNSYSGWAACGIGFTLANPLLIITGALVGSSGAILSYIMCKGMNRSIINVILGGFGGETAAAAAGATGDRSVKSGSADDAAFIMANASKVIIVPGYGMAVAQAQHALREMADALKAEGVEVSYAIHPVAGRMPGHMNVLLAEANVPYDEVFELDEINREFATADVAFVIGANDVTNPAAKTDKASPIYGMPILDVEKAKTVLFIKRSMASGYAGVDNELFFRDNTMMLFGDAKKMTEEIVKAMD, from the coding sequence ATGTCCGAGAATCTCGTCGCCTTACTCTATCTCTTCGCTTCAGTCTGTTTCATTCTGGCGCTGAAGGGGCTTTCATCACCGGAAACTGCCCGTCGCGGTAACATGCTGGGTATCATCGGCATGGTGGTCGCTATTCTGACCACCATCGCGGACCCGGATGTGGTCTCTTACGGTTACATCATTCTGGCCATTCTGATTGGCGGCACGGCCGGAACACTGATCGCCAAGAAGATCGAAATGACGGCTCTGCCGCAACTGGTTGCCGCCTTCCATTCGCTGGTTGGTCTGGCTGCCGTGTTCGTGGCGACGGCAGCTCTGTTCAGCCCGTCCGCCTATGGCATTGGCGAGGTCGGCTCGATCTCTGCCGGCAGCCTGGTAGAGATGTCGCTGGGCACGGCCATTGGTGCGATTACCTTCTCCGGCTCTGTCATTGCATTTGGCAAGCTGCAGGGGGTGCTGTCCGGCAATCCGCTGGTCTTCAAGGGCCAGCATATGATCAATGCTGCGCTGGGTATCCTGCTCGCCCTGTTCCTGATCTGGTTTGCGGCGACGGAAAGTCATACGGCGTTCTGGGCGCTGACCATTCTGGCCTTTGTTCTGGGTTTCCTGCTGATCCTCCCGATCGGCGGGGCGGATATGCCGGTCGTTGTTTCCATGCTGAACAGCTATTCCGGCTGGGCGGCCTGCGGTATCGGCTTCACGCTGGCCAACCCGCTGCTGATCATCACCGGCGCGCTGGTCGGCTCGTCAGGGGCGATTCTCAGCTACATCATGTGCAAGGGTATGAACCGCTCGATCATCAATGTGATCCTCGGCGGCTTTGGCGGTGAAACTGCTGCTGCGGCGGCTGGTGCAACCGGTGACCGGTCGGTCAAGTCCGGTTCCGCAGATGACGCGGCTTTCATCATGGCAAATGCGTCCAAGGTTATCATCGTGCCGGGTTACGGCATGGCTGTGGCCCAGGCCCAGCATGCCCTGCGTGAGATGGCAGATGCACTGAAGGCGGAAGGTGTCGAAGTTTCCTACGCCATTCATCCGGTTGCCGGTCGTATGCCCGGCCATATGAACGTGCTGCTGGCGGAAGCCAACGTGCCATATGACGAAGTTTTTGAGCTGGACGAGATCAACCGGGAATTTGCCACGGCTGATGTTGCGTTTGTTATTGGTGCGAACGATGTGACCAACCCTGCGGCAAAGACCGACAAGGCCAGCCCGATCTATGGCATGCCGATCCTCGACGTGGAGAAGGCGAAAACGGTTCTGTTCATCAAACGCTCCATGGCCTCAGGCTATGCCGGCGTCGATAACGAACTGTTCTTCCGCGACAACACGATGATGCTGTTCGGCGATGCGAAGAAGATGACCGAAGAAATCGTCAAGGCGATGGACTGA
- a CDS encoding TRAP transporter large permease subunit, with translation MILMFLCAVFIGAIFIGIPLVWAILLSAILPIFVFDLGYPLQAVLLNFIGGIEQNHYIAIPLFIVTGELMSRGGVGERIIAFARALLGFLPGGLGVCVVGASMIFGGISGSAIADSAAIGSVMIPNMAKQGYTRAFAAGLVASAGTIGIIIPPSIPMLVYGFVGNVSVAELFLAGFIPGAVFGLALMLVCYWVGRSTGCDPGGKGASAGEIWRSFIGCAPALLLPVIILGGIFSGYVTPTEAAALAVVYGLIVTIVVYRDFHIRDLPKLLVDSFITSAVVMVVIGATTVLAWLITLEQMPTLLVSFVQNMSDSPFMFLLLVNIVLLILGLVLDPVPAILLTAPLFIPTATAFGVDPVHLGVVMTCNLALGLFTPPVGATLYVASNISGVGVLTIARAMAPLYLVSLITLMLVTYIPTISMSMVWLFR, from the coding sequence ATGATTCTCATGTTTCTCTGCGCCGTTTTCATCGGCGCGATCTTCATCGGCATTCCGCTGGTCTGGGCAATCCTGCTCTCAGCGATCCTGCCGATCTTCGTTTTCGACCTGGGCTATCCGTTACAGGCCGTCCTGCTCAATTTCATTGGTGGCATCGAACAGAACCATTACATCGCCATCCCCCTGTTCATCGTCACCGGCGAACTGATGAGCCGGGGTGGCGTCGGAGAACGTATCATTGCGTTTGCCCGGGCATTGCTGGGCTTCCTGCCCGGTGGTCTGGGTGTCTGCGTTGTCGGTGCCAGCATGATCTTTGGCGGTATTTCCGGTTCTGCCATCGCTGACAGCGCGGCAATAGGTTCCGTGATGATCCCGAACATGGCAAAGCAGGGTTATACCCGGGCTTTTGCTGCCGGGCTGGTCGCCTCTGCCGGCACCATCGGCATTATCATTCCGCCATCCATTCCCATGCTGGTTTACGGCTTCGTTGGCAATGTGTCGGTGGCTGAACTGTTTCTGGCAGGCTTTATTCCAGGCGCGGTCTTCGGACTGGCCCTGATGCTGGTCTGCTACTGGGTAGGGCGCAGCACTGGTTGCGATCCGGGGGGCAAGGGCGCCTCCGCCGGAGAAATTTGGCGCAGCTTTATCGGCTGTGCCCCGGCGCTGCTTCTGCCCGTCATTATTCTCGGCGGCATCTTCTCCGGCTATGTCACACCAACAGAAGCAGCCGCACTGGCCGTTGTTTACGGGCTGATCGTCACGATCGTCGTCTACCGGGATTTCCATATCCGTGACCTGCCGAAACTGCTGGTGGATTCATTTATCACCAGCGCCGTTGTCATGGTGGTCATCGGTGCAACAACCGTTCTGGCCTGGCTGATAACCCTGGAACAGATGCCGACCCTGCTGGTCAGCTTCGTACAGAACATGTCCGACAGCCCGTTCATGTTTCTGCTGCTGGTCAACATCGTGCTGCTGATTCTGGGTCTGGTACTGGACCCGGTCCCGGCCATCCTGCTGACGGCGCCGCTGTTCATCCCGACGGCAACCGCCTTCGGCGTTGATCCGGTGCATCTGGGTGTCGTGATGACCTGTAATCTGGCGCTTGGTCTGTTTACGCCACCGGTCGGGGCGACACTTTATGTCGCGTCCAACATCTCCGGTGTGGGGGTTCTGACAATTGCCCGTGCGATGGCGCCTCTGTACCTCGTCAGCCTGATCACGCTGATGCTGGTCACCTATATCCCGACAATCTCCATGTCCATGGTCTGGCTGTTCCGTTAA
- a CDS encoding TRAP transporter small permease subunit, whose translation MDYRPYYPYPLRLLSQLVDLLLIGFGASIVTIVFVNAALRGFGGFDLAWSLELSAFLMLWVTFLGCAAAAARGIHMRVTEIIAFAAPKAAQRMIALLIDIGVIALLITLIWHGINISIHTWAQQTTVLYWPVGLLYASMPAGITLTLLFLIWNIVVQASHLKQPPDDGSRPLPPESHEGLA comes from the coding sequence TTGGACTATCGACCTTATTATCCTTATCCGCTTCGCCTGCTCAGCCAGCTGGTGGATTTACTGCTGATTGGCTTCGGTGCGTCCATTGTGACCATCGTCTTCGTCAACGCTGCCCTCCGCGGTTTTGGCGGGTTTGACCTCGCCTGGTCGCTGGAGCTATCGGCCTTTCTGATGCTGTGGGTCACCTTTCTCGGATGCGCAGCCGCAGCGGCTCGCGGTATACATATGCGGGTGACCGAGATCATCGCCTTCGCTGCCCCGAAAGCGGCCCAGCGGATGATTGCCCTGCTGATCGATATTGGCGTCATCGCCCTGCTGATCACGCTGATCTGGCATGGCATCAATATCTCGATTCACACCTGGGCCCAGCAAACAACCGTGCTCTACTGGCCTGTCGGGCTGCTCTATGCCTCCATGCCTGCCGGCATCACCCTGACATTGCTGTTCCTGATCTGGAACATTGTGGTTCAGGCCTCCCACCTGAAACAGCCGCCAGATGATGGCAGCCGCCCCCTGCCCCCTGAAAGTCATGAGGGACTCGCATGA
- a CDS encoding DctP family TRAP transporter solute-binding subunit: protein MRFETLTKLSLAAGIAAAIGLSSGIASAKTLRFSHTDNPGGSRQAAAELFAEKVKEYTEGRHTVRIYPSGQLANDPKAVEQLQLGGIDFTVTATGTYATHLKSLNLTAMPFLVDSYEQGWALYDSSDWLQGEFAKLPEKGFRILSTWEAGFRSFTTKEPLNSPADAVGKKMRVYPNDMIRWTMEAIGFNPVVLPVTEVYLAIQQGTVIGQENPVDTIKSLRFYEVAKNITLTRHVYSPLPLAVAENTWKEFSDADKAAITKAAQEAAAFSRNLVRDSEASQLKEMEAAGATVTVPVIGPFRDAVAKVYAAARDVYGADVDKILKDAEAIRKAHPTK, encoded by the coding sequence ATGCGATTTGAAACTTTGACCAAACTTTCACTGGCGGCTGGTATTGCCGCTGCCATCGGCCTGTCATCAGGCATTGCGTCCGCCAAGACACTGCGCTTCAGCCACACCGACAATCCCGGCGGTTCCCGCCAGGCAGCCGCTGAACTGTTTGCCGAGAAGGTGAAGGAATATACCGAAGGCCGTCACACCGTCCGCATCTATCCGTCCGGACAGCTGGCAAATGACCCGAAAGCTGTGGAGCAGCTGCAACTGGGTGGCATCGACTTCACGGTAACCGCAACCGGCACCTACGCCACACATCTGAAATCCCTCAACCTGACGGCCATGCCGTTCCTGGTCGACAGCTACGAGCAGGGCTGGGCTTTGTATGACAGCTCTGACTGGCTGCAGGGTGAATTCGCAAAGCTTCCTGAAAAAGGCTTTCGCATCCTCTCCACATGGGAAGCCGGATTCCGCAGCTTCACCACGAAAGAGCCGCTGAACTCTCCGGCAGACGCCGTCGGCAAGAAGATGCGCGTCTACCCGAACGACATGATCCGCTGGACGATGGAAGCCATCGGCTTCAACCCGGTTGTCCTGCCGGTAACCGAGGTTTATCTCGCCATTCAGCAGGGCACCGTCATCGGGCAGGAAAACCCGGTCGATACCATCAAGTCCCTGCGATTCTACGAAGTCGCCAAAAACATCACCCTCACCCGCCATGTCTACAGCCCGCTGCCGCTGGCAGTGGCTGAAAACACCTGGAAAGAGTTCTCGGACGCGGACAAGGCTGCCATCACGAAAGCAGCACAGGAAGCAGCCGCTTTCAGCCGTAATCTGGTTCGGGATTCAGAAGCCAGCCAGCTCAAGGAAATGGAAGCCGCCGGCGCCACCGTGACTGTTCCCGTCATTGGTCCGTTCCGCGATGCCGTGGCAAAGGTCTATGCAGCCGCCCGTGATGTCTATGGTGCGGATGTCGACAAGATCCTGAAGGACGCCGAAGCGATCCGGAAGGCTCATCCCACGAAATAA
- a CDS encoding diguanylate cyclase has translation MKLPETQPKILIVDDEHLNIEVLCDVLEDDGEMLFALNGETALQLAQEEIPDIILLDVMMPDMDGYEVCRRLKENPATAHIPIIFVTALSQVADETKGLELGATDFITKPVSPPVVRARVKNHVELKRYRDFLTEIAFVDGLTQIPNRRRYDQFLDTEWRRAIRRETSLSMVLMDIDHFKQYNDTYGHLEGDRCLQEVAAALEKSLMRPADLAARYGGEEFACLLPETDMAGAMHLAEKLRDAVEQLKLPHKSSLTAEHVTISVGVASVVASTEREPEDLFKRADKALYSAKETGRNKVVSADNCRD, from the coding sequence ATGAAACTGCCGGAAACCCAGCCTAAAATACTGATCGTTGACGATGAGCATCTGAATATTGAAGTCCTCTGCGATGTGCTGGAGGATGATGGAGAAATGCTGTTTGCCCTGAATGGTGAAACCGCACTTCAGCTTGCTCAGGAGGAAATACCGGACATCATTCTGCTGGATGTGATGATGCCCGACATGGACGGCTATGAAGTCTGCCGTCGCCTCAAGGAGAATCCGGCTACTGCACATATCCCGATCATTTTTGTCACAGCACTTTCCCAGGTAGCTGATGAGACAAAGGGACTGGAACTCGGGGCAACCGACTTCATTACCAAACCGGTCAGCCCGCCCGTCGTGCGCGCCCGCGTCAAAAACCATGTCGAACTGAAACGATATCGTGATTTCCTGACGGAGATTGCCTTTGTTGACGGCCTGACCCAGATACCAAACCGTCGCCGGTATGACCAATTCCTCGATACCGAATGGCGGCGCGCCATCCGGCGGGAAACCAGCCTGTCGATGGTGCTGATGGATATCGACCACTTCAAGCAGTACAACGATACATATGGCCATCTTGAGGGCGACAGATGCCTGCAGGAAGTCGCAGCGGCGCTGGAGAAGTCCCTGATGCGACCGGCTGACCTCGCGGCCCGGTATGGCGGTGAGGAGTTTGCCTGTCTGCTACCTGAAACGGACATGGCGGGTGCCATGCATCTTGCCGAGAAACTGCGGGATGCCGTCGAGCAGTTGAAACTGCCGCACAAAAGCTCGCTCACGGCTGAACATGTCACTATCAGCGTTGGCGTTGCGTCTGTTGTCGCCAGCACAGAGCGAGAGCCCGAGGACCTCTTCAAACGGGCCGACAAAGCTCTGTACTCGGCCAAAGAAACCGGACGAAACAAAGTGGTCTCCGCCGATAACTGTCGAGACTGA
- a CDS encoding response regulator, translated as MYNSVNDINDTWVNQNEKSLQKVDALTQIHRHLGYGGFIHNFKNYVLRKDPQYLEAAHSDLSFVSNAINDLRLILLDPNDQAALGILTNTLEEYRENLIEVSKEVTSGATPAELDKIAKVNDRAALAAMQMLINDIFTESSQSQAVTSAAIERTLSVLLLGLFALPAILIASWGSVVLIRRLVATQTAFDKERRRLKLMVDNIDQGITMLDADLNHVVMNDKFNEIAGYPKDIVHVGTPMEAAVRYDAERGELGTGDVETIVRERLSQARKSEALDYTRIRSDGTVLDVRRNPIEGGGFVTTFTDVTEQVRSEEALAAAKSEAEAANAAKSQFLANMSHEIRTPMNAIIGLSHMALKGDIDSRTRDYLSKVHGAARSLLGVINDILDFSKIEAGKLTVEDVPFLLDDVLQGVTTLVADSATEKGLELVFWTEPDVPRSLVGDPLRLGQIITNLLSNAVKFTEKGEIIVRINCLSCDNDSARLSVSVSDTGIGLTEDQINRLFTSFSQADGSTTRKFGGTGLGLSICKRLIELMGGEINVTSEPDIGSTFAFTVSLGVRAEHSLDSLKEIIDPQSLRVLVIDDNLTARTILGDTLQSLGFSEIDLLPDGKSAIQKISEDIQTGATYDLILLDWHMPGMDGLETFRQIQALCDPDTLPATFLVTAHAREMVMRQVEKTAISGFLTKPLNTSILMDAIASHFGGNNQSRVLRHSTEISESDIREKLSGLRVLLAEDNEINQQVAREIMEDVGIQVSIADNGRVAVEKVQADPDSYDIILMDLQMPEMDGYEATANILAMPDRQNLPVIAMTAHALVEEREKCAAAGMVDHIAKPIDTYLFFQTLIRHAPSDLQSRPPMAKSDNAPVSTPTQQTITESIPDVMPATGDAAARLEEMRAKAGLKPESFAKLAHDFVASYQDFPEKLATAIGDNDRKTASRMAHTLSGLAGTFGCNQLQKEAKAYQIACDTGTGDSYPDTASLFDAFRHDFGNLRIALGDHQYSPKPAEEHDSADTIDRAALAEIIRRLDEGLAKNKMATRKLLPELQTALSGNSSIEFDHLSQLVSSLKFAEARDVLSGIAQSHDIGPEA; from the coding sequence TTGTATAATAGCGTTAATGACATAAATGATACTTGGGTCAACCAGAACGAGAAAAGCCTGCAGAAGGTAGATGCGCTTACCCAGATACACCGGCATCTCGGCTATGGCGGGTTCATTCATAACTTCAAGAATTACGTTCTTCGGAAAGACCCCCAATATCTGGAGGCCGCACATTCCGATCTGTCTTTTGTCAGCAACGCGATCAATGACCTCCGTCTGATCCTGCTGGACCCAAATGATCAGGCCGCATTGGGAATTCTGACCAATACCCTTGAAGAATACCGTGAAAACCTGATTGAGGTCAGCAAGGAAGTCACCTCCGGCGCGACCCCCGCTGAACTTGACAAGATAGCCAAGGTGAACGACCGGGCGGCACTGGCAGCCATGCAGATGCTGATCAATGACATCTTTACCGAAAGCAGCCAGTCGCAAGCGGTAACCAGCGCAGCGATTGAACGTACTCTCTCGGTGCTTTTGCTGGGTCTGTTTGCACTTCCCGCGATTCTCATTGCCTCCTGGGGCTCGGTTGTGCTGATCAGACGGCTAGTTGCAACACAAACCGCTTTTGACAAGGAACGCAGACGCCTCAAGCTTATGGTCGATAATATTGACCAGGGCATCACGATGCTGGATGCCGATCTCAACCATGTCGTCATGAATGACAAGTTCAATGAGATTGCCGGATATCCGAAAGATATTGTGCATGTCGGAACACCAATGGAGGCCGCCGTCCGGTATGACGCTGAAAGAGGTGAACTTGGCACAGGTGATGTCGAGACGATTGTCAGAGAACGGCTCAGCCAGGCGCGCAAGTCCGAGGCCCTTGATTACACTCGCATCCGTTCAGATGGTACTGTTCTGGATGTCCGGCGAAACCCGATCGAAGGCGGTGGCTTCGTCACAACCTTCACCGATGTGACCGAACAGGTGCGTTCAGAAGAAGCACTCGCTGCGGCAAAGTCAGAAGCAGAGGCAGCAAATGCTGCGAAAAGCCAGTTCCTTGCAAATATGAGCCATGAAATCCGCACTCCGATGAATGCGATTATCGGTCTCAGCCACATGGCACTGAAAGGTGACATCGACTCCCGGACCAGAGACTACCTGTCAAAAGTCCATGGCGCCGCCAGATCATTACTGGGGGTCATCAATGACATTCTCGATTTCTCAAAAATCGAGGCCGGTAAACTGACCGTCGAGGATGTCCCCTTCCTGCTAGATGATGTTCTTCAGGGCGTCACAACTCTTGTTGCCGATTCAGCCACTGAAAAGGGGCTGGAACTGGTCTTCTGGACCGAACCGGATGTCCCGAGGTCTCTCGTGGGAGACCCGCTCAGGCTTGGCCAGATCATCACAAACCTTCTCAGCAACGCAGTGAAGTTCACCGAGAAGGGAGAAATTATCGTCCGCATCAACTGTCTGAGCTGCGATAATGATTCGGCACGCCTGTCTGTATCTGTAAGTGATACGGGCATCGGCCTGACTGAAGATCAGATAAACCGCCTGTTTACGTCATTCTCGCAGGCGGATGGTTCCACGACCCGGAAGTTTGGCGGTACCGGCCTTGGCCTTTCCATATGCAAACGTCTGATCGAGCTTATGGGGGGAGAAATCAATGTCACCAGCGAACCGGACATCGGCAGCACATTCGCATTCACCGTATCTCTCGGCGTTCGGGCAGAACATAGTCTGGACAGCCTGAAAGAGATCATAGACCCCCAGTCTCTGCGGGTTCTGGTCATCGATGACAACCTTACCGCCCGCACAATCCTGGGCGACACTCTCCAGAGCCTCGGCTTTTCTGAAATTGATCTGCTGCCCGATGGTAAAAGCGCAATTCAGAAAATTTCAGAGGATATACAAACCGGGGCAACGTACGATCTTATCCTGCTCGACTGGCATATGCCCGGAATGGATGGTCTGGAGACATTCCGCCAGATACAGGCGCTTTGTGATCCGGATACCCTGCCGGCAACATTTCTGGTAACCGCACATGCACGCGAGATGGTCATGCGGCAGGTGGAGAAAACGGCAATCTCCGGGTTTCTTACAAAGCCGCTCAATACCTCCATTCTGATGGATGCCATTGCCAGCCATTTCGGAGGAAATAATCAGAGTCGCGTCCTCAGGCACAGCACGGAAATTTCTGAATCTGACATCAGAGAAAAGCTCAGCGGCCTCAGGGTGTTGCTTGCCGAAGACAACGAAATCAACCAGCAGGTTGCCCGTGAAATCATGGAAGATGTCGGCATACAGGTATCCATCGCCGATAATGGCCGGGTCGCCGTTGAGAAGGTGCAGGCAGATCCCGATTCATACGATATAATTCTGATGGACCTCCAGATGCCCGAGATGGACGGATATGAGGCAACGGCAAATATTCTGGCCATGCCCGACAGACAGAACCTGCCCGTCATCGCGATGACAGCGCATGCCCTTGTTGAAGAACGAGAGAAATGTGCGGCGGCCGGGATGGTCGATCATATCGCCAAACCGATAGATACCTACCTGTTTTTCCAGACGTTAATCAGACATGCACCGTCCGACCTTCAAAGCCGTCCGCCCATGGCAAAGTCAGATAATGCGCCCGTCTCGACACCCACTCAGCAGACCATAACGGAGAGCATTCCCGACGTCATGCCGGCGACCGGTGACGCCGCTGCCAGACTTGAAGAGATGCGCGCAAAGGCAGGCCTGAAACCTGAATCCTTTGCCAAACTTGCCCATGACTTTGTTGCATCATACCAGGACTTCCCGGAGAAACTTGCCACAGCCATAGGCGACAATGACCGCAAGACGGCTTCCCGAATGGCCCACACACTCTCCGGGCTTGCCGGCACGTTCGGCTGCAATCAGCTTCAGAAAGAAGCCAAGGCCTATCAGATAGCCTGCGACACGGGGACCGGCGACAGCTATCCTGATACGGCGTCCCTGTTTGATGCCTTCCGGCATGACTTTGGTAATTTGCGCATTGCGCTGGGCGACCATCAGTACAGCCCAAAACCCGCCGAAGAACATGACAGTGCAGATACCATCGACCGGGCTGCCCTTGCGGAAATTATCCGTCGACTGGATGAAGGACTGGCAAAGAACAAGATGGCGACCCGCAAGTTGCTTCCGGAGTTGCAGACAGCCTTGTCAGGCAATTCCAGTATCGAGTTTGATCACCTGTCACAGCTGGTAAGCAGCCTGAAATTCGCTGAAGCACGGGATGTTCTGTCCGGAATAGCCCAAAGCCACGACATAGGTCCAGAAGCATGA